A part of Brassica rapa cultivar Chiifu-401-42 chromosome A05, CAAS_Brap_v3.01, whole genome shotgun sequence genomic DNA contains:
- the LOC103867565 gene encoding putative cysteine-rich repeat secretory protein 37, giving the protein MKISFSLSKHFLFPILVMPFLMIHSVSSLNLTNEYLNHKCLLDQGKYNSGSEYEDNLNRLFRKVSSDAYAVIGFTHTSIGTSTPNFLTITLQCRGDSIGSKCHTCADTAILEFHKRCPKNKGGIIWYDQCFLYVTTIKEEVPIKTNYEDIFSMYNSNNVRGDGHFFAKRVMDFLSELTLKVEKTIKGVHIILYAEGEKKLGKNKLYAMVQCIQLTLDCKSCLEWSIKKLFKNSDIKQGARVLGTNCGVRYELYPFLRS; this is encoded by the exons atgaaaatttcattttctttatcCAAACATTTTCTTTTCCCTATTTTGGTTATGCCATTCCTCATGATACATAGTGTTTCATCATTGAACCTTACCAATGAGTATCTGAATCACAAATGCCTCCTTGATCAGGGGAAATATAACTCCGGAAGTGAGTACGAGGATAACCTCAACCGTCTCTTTCGTAAAGTTAGTAGTGATGCTTATGCTGTGATCGGTTTCACACACACAAGTATTGGAACATCGACTCCCAATTTTCTTACCATCACTCTCCAGTGTCGTGGTGACTCTATTGGGTCTAAATGCCATACATGCGCTGACACTGCAATCTTGGAG TTTCATAAGAGATGTCCGAAGAACAAAGGAGGAATAATATGGTACGACCAATGTTTTCTCTACGTTACTACAATCAAAGAAGAAGTTCCAATCAAAACTAATTACGAGGATATTTTTTCTATGTACAACTCAAATAACGTGAGAGGGGATGGACATTTTTTTGCCAAGAGGGTGATGGATTTTTTATCTGAGCTCACACTTAAAGTTGAGAAAACAATCAAGGGCGTTCACATCATACTATACGCGGAAGGGGAAAAGAAGCTtggaaaaaataaattgtatgcAATGGTGCAGTGTATACAACTAACATTAGATTGTAAGAGTTGTTTGGAATGGAGTATCAAAAAGCTCTTCAAAAACAGTGACATTAAACAAGGAGCAAGAGTTTTGGGTACCAATTGTGGTGTAAGATATGAGCTATACCCTTTTCTTAGGAGTTAA